In Dromaius novaehollandiae isolate bDroNov1 chromosome 14, bDroNov1.hap1, whole genome shotgun sequence, a genomic segment contains:
- the EMP2 gene encoding epithelial membrane protein 2: MLILLAFIIVFHITSAALLFISTIDNAWWVGENFSTDVWRMCVTNTTTCTAITDQFNDYPSVQAVQATMILSTIFCCVAFLVFILQLFRLKQGERFVLTSIIQLLSCLCVMIAASIYTDRHEELHKSNEYNIEVSQGQYGYSFILAWIAFAFTLISGVMYLVLRKRK, translated from the exons ATTCTTCTGGCTTTCATCATTGTGTTTCATATAacctcagcagcactgctgttcaTCTCAACTATCGACAAT GCCTGGTGGGTAGGAGAGAATTTTTCTACAGATGTTTGGAGAATGTGTGTCACCAATACTACCACCTGTACAGCCATTACTGATCAATTCAATG attatCCATCAGTTCAGGCTGTCCAGGCTACCATGATCCTGTCTACGATTTTCTGTTGTGTGGCATTTCTGGTTTTCATTCTTCAACTCTTCCGTCTAAAACAAGGAGAAAGATTTGTGTTAACTTCGATTATCCAGCTCCTGTCAT gtCTGTGTGTTATGATTGCAGCTTCCATTTATACAGACAGGCATGAAGAACTGCACAAGAGCAATGAATATAACATTGAAGTTTCTCAAGGCCAGTATGGCTATTCCTTCATCTTAGCCTGGATTGCATTTGCCTTTACTCTGATCAGTGGTGTTATGTACCTAGTATTAAGGAAGCGGAAATAA